CCCTCAGTTCGTCTTCCATTTTCTTCCCACCGGGCCCCATTTCTCGAAAGCCGGAACTGACAATTATGGCTCCTTTTATATTTTCCACAGGCCCTTTCAAAATTTCAAGAACAGCTTTAGCCGGGACTGCAAAAATAGCAATATCAATCCTGTCTTCAATCTCTCCGGGAGCCGAATAACATTTCAGCCCCTCAATCTCCCTATATCCAGGGTTTACGGGATAAATCTTTCCTTTAAAACCCATTTTCCTGAGGCTTTTCAGAACCGTATGGGAGAGTTTCTCAGGGTTCGGAGACGCTCCTATAAGGGCTATGCTCTCAGGTGTGAAGAAAAAATCCAGGTTTCTTTCAGTGCCAATTTTTACTTTATCTGCTCCCCCATTATTCATTCAAAACCTTCCTGAGCATTTCCTTCTTTTCAGCATGTGATAGGTCTCATTTCACAACAATTTATGACCCGTTTGTATAAAAGAATTCCAATGCCGATGAACCGGGATACTGTCCTTTTTTGAGGTAAGCGAAACCTGAGAATTTTGCTTATCTTCGAAGGGGAAAAGGCTCCTGATTCTATTCCGAAGGGAGGATGGGATGGGTAGTTCACTCAGAGGTCACAGTATTTACAAACAGACCTGTCGCATTCACTGTTATTGAATTTCCACTTTGAACCCCATTTTTTGATTCCCTGGATAACTTTTATGAAGTCTTCTCCACTTTCTGTAAGAAAATATTCTGACTTGGCGGGGACTGTGGAATTGTCCACTTGCTTTACAATAAGACCTTCACTTTCCAGTTCTGTCATCCGGGCGGAAAGGATTCTAGGGGTTACGCCTCCAAGTTTGCGTTTTAGCTCGTTGAAGCCTTTTTCCTTCTTTTCCCCTTTATATAATTCCAGTAAGATATGGATGGTCCAGCGTTTCCCCACGATGTTCATCGTTTTGTAGACGATACAGTTTTTCATAGTATAAACTATGATACTGTCCTTATATAAGCAATATCTTTAAAATACTACTATTAAAAGATGCATGATGGATGTATACATTTATTAAAAGATGCATGATGGATGTATACATTTCCAGAATATTCCTTTATTAATCCCAACAAAGTATAATTATCTACTAAGTTGAGAGGCGATACCTGTGAAAAGTACCATACCTGAAAAGAATGCTATCATCCAGCGCGATGGAGAAACCTATCTAATCGCCCCCAGAACCCCTGGAGGCATTGTTGATCCTGCAACCCTTAGGAAAATTGCGGATGTTGCGGAGAAATACGGGGCTGCAACTCTGAAAATGACCTCTGAACAAAAGATGGCAATCGTAGGCTTAAAAGAAGAAGATATTGACGCCGCCTGGGCAGATCTCGGCATGGACGCCGGGATGGTCGCCGGACCTTTTGTAAAGGGTGTCAAGTTCTGTCTGGGGACAACTTACTGCAGGAAAGGTCAGCAGGATGCCGTAAGCCTCGGGATGAAACTGGAGGCGAGATACAGGGGGAAAAAACTTCCTTACATGATGAAAATGGCTGTTTCCGGCTGCCCGAGTTCCTGCTCCGAACCCGTGATTAAGGACGTAGGGGTGATGGGCACTGCAAAAGGCTACACTCTCATGGTGGGCGGAGCTGCAGGACTGAAACCGAGGCTTGCTGACGTTGTGGCAAAAGGACTCTCCGAAGAAGAAGTCCTGGAAGCTGTTGACAGGATAGTCGAATTTTTCAAAGAATATGGGGAGAACAGGAAAAGGCTAGGAACAATCATAGATGAAATCGGTCTGGAAGAGTTCAAAAAAGAAGTAGGTCTCTGGGAAAAGTAAAAGACCTGTTTTTTCTTCTTTTTCCCTTTATTTTCTTTTCTTACTTGTTTTTATAATTTTTTCTTTACATTTTTTCCTTATGCTTTTTGCCCCTAAACGTCACAGTACTTGCAGATGGCCTTTTCACATTCTTCGTTCTGGAATTTCCACTTTAGTCCCCACCTTTTTATCCCCTGTATGATCTTTATAAAATCCCTTCCGCTTTCTGTAAGGTAATACTCGGATTTTGGGGGATTTGTGGACTCGTCAACAGTCTTCATGATCATGCCTTCTGCTTCAAGTTCGGTTAACCTTTCCGAAAGGATTTTTGGGGTTACGGACCCCAGTTTTCTTTTCAGTTCATTGAAGCGCTTTTCTTTCTTTTCCCCTTTGTGCAGCTCAAGAAGGATATGGATGGTCCATCTTTTTCCTATAATATTCATCGTCTTGTAGACCGTGCAGTCTTTCATAGTATAAACATAGAAACTGTCTGATATATAAGTTAGTATCTCTAATATACTGGTATCCAAAAGATACTATTATAAAATTTAATTTTATATTATATTCTTTTGTGATATATTCCTGTAATAATAAAGATGAGAAGA
The Methanosarcina sp. WWM596 DNA segment above includes these coding regions:
- a CDS encoding helix-turn-helix domain-containing protein; amino-acid sequence: MKDCTVYKTMNIIGKRWTIHILLELHKGEKKEKRFNELKRKLGSVTPKILSERLTELEAEGMIMKTVDESTNPPKSEYYLTESGRDFIKIIQGIKRWGLKWKFQNEECEKAICKYCDV
- a CDS encoding helix-turn-helix domain-containing protein; the encoded protein is MKNCIVYKTMNIVGKRWTIHILLELYKGEKKEKGFNELKRKLGGVTPRILSARMTELESEGLIVKQVDNSTVPAKSEYFLTESGEDFIKVIQGIKKWGSKWKFNNSECDRSVCKYCDL
- a CDS encoding NAD(P)/FAD-dependent oxidoreductase, yielding MKSTIPEKNAIIQRDGETYLIAPRTPGGIVDPATLRKIADVAEKYGAATLKMTSEQKMAIVGLKEEDIDAAWADLGMDAGMVAGPFVKGVKFCLGTTYCRKGQQDAVSLGMKLEARYRGKKLPYMMKMAVSGCPSSCSEPVIKDVGVMGTAKGYTLMVGGAAGLKPRLADVVAKGLSEEEVLEAVDRIVEFFKEYGENRKRLGTIIDEIGLEEFKKEVGLWEK